The Chthoniobacterales bacterium genome includes the window TTTGCACTCTCGATCTGGAAGGCCAGCCACGGCACTGCCACTCGCGTGGTCCCCAAACCGAGGAAGCCGCCGACGCTCAGGACAGCGAATCTGACTACGCCCGTCGCGGGCTCGACGAGAATTTCGTCGATGTCGCCAATCTCCTGATTCTGGAAGTTTGTTACTGTCGTTCCTTTGATTTCGGAAGCCGCCAACAAGGTCGCGGCCCCCGTTCTGTTTTCTGCTGTGTTCATTTATTTTTCCCTTTGTGTGGTTTTGATTTCCTGGATGATTTGTGAACGGACGTTGTCCTAGGGCGAAGTGGACGCGGACGGTGAAGCCGCAGAGGACGACGACGGAGACCGGGAAGTTACTGGCTCGATCCACGTGACCTTCCAATAAACGAAGACCGGTTCGGCATCGGCACTCGTATAAAGGCGCTCGTATCCCTTGCCTTGAATCTTCGGCGCGTTCTTGAGTTTGTCCTTGTCGGCATCAAGCACCCACTTCGGTTTGTCGCCTTCCTTGGTGAGTTGGAACGCAGTCCACGGGACGGCCACTTTGGTGGCGCCCAGCCCGAGGAAGCCTCCCACTTCGAGGATGACAAATCTCACTTGGCCCGTATCCGGCTCGATCAGGACTTCGTCGATGGCGCCGAGGTCCTGGCCCCGCAGGTTTTTGACGTGGCTGCCCTTGATCTCCGAACCCGCCATGAGCGCTGGATAATTAGTCGCTGGATTTTTCGCAGCGTCCCCGATTGAGCCGCCAAGCCCAAGCAAGGCGACGACGAGCAACGCTGCTGATGTGTTGATTCTTATCTTCATAACTCGGAAACGGCTGCACGTGCCGGAACAGATCGGTAACTTAGGTGGCCTTTTTGCGGGAACGTCAGCAAAGACTTGTTCGTTTGGTCTGAGCGCGTTTGTTGTTTCATGAACAACATCGGGACCGATGAGCGCGGCCTGCTCCTGGCCTGCCCGAACTGCGGGAAGCGCAACCGGTTGAAGTATGAAGGGCTCGGAAAAATATTTCGGTGCGCTCAGTGCAAGGATGAATTGCCGTCGCCCGGGGAGCCAGTCGATCTGGCAAGCGATCTCGTTTTCGACGCGCTGATCAGTCGCTCGGCTCTGCCCGTGTTGATTGATTTTTGGGCGCCGTGGTGCGGGCCGTGCAAGATGGTTGCGCCAGAGTTCGTCAAACTGGCCAGGGAAACCGCGGGCAAATTCGTCATCGCAAAAGTCAATACGGAAGAGGTGCCCGCCCTGTCCCAGCGCTTCCACATTACCGCGATTCCGACGATGATGATTTTCAACAACGGATTGGAAAAGGCGCGCCAGGCCGGTGCGATGCCGGCAGCGGCGATCCGGAAATTTGCCGAGCACGCTCTGGTCGAAAGATAAAGCGAAAATGAAATCGACGGCAGTTAAGGCGCGGCCCGGCCACAAGATTCGGCTTTCCAAAATCGATCCCGGCGACACTGGCGGCTTGAGCAAGGAAGAGGCGTGCTCGCGTTTTGCCGAGCTGCAAGAGGAAGCGGCCTCGCTCCAGGAGAAATTGTTCGCCGAACATCAGCGAAGTCTGTTGATCGTTTTTCAGGCGATGGATACGGGTGGAAAAGATGGCGCCTTAAAAGCACTTTGCTCCGGTTTGGATCCAAGTGGCCTGGAAATCGCCCGCTTCAAGGCGCCGACGCAGGCTGAGCTCGACCATGATTTTCTTTGGCGCGCTCACAAAGTGACCCCGAGCAAAGGCATGA containing:
- a CDS encoding PRC-barrel domain-containing protein → MNTAENRTGAATLLAASEIKGTTVTNFQNQEIGDIDEILVEPATGVVRFAVLSVGGFLGLGTTRVAVPWLAFQIESANGVTKYLLDASKERLEKAPRVEGKNYERLYPAAAAEPLFVYWDVEWVAESEPALR
- a CDS encoding PRC-barrel domain-containing protein; protein product: MKIRINTSAALLVVALLGLGGSIGDAAKNPATNYPALMAGSEIKGSHVKNLRGQDLGAIDEVLIEPDTGQVRFVILEVGGFLGLGATKVAVPWTAFQLTKEGDKPKWVLDADKDKLKNAPKIQGKGYERLYTSADAEPVFVYWKVTWIEPVTSRSPSSSSAASPSASTSP
- the trxA gene encoding thioredoxin yields the protein MNNIGTDERGLLLACPNCGKRNRLKYEGLGKIFRCAQCKDELPSPGEPVDLASDLVFDALISRSALPVLIDFWAPWCGPCKMVAPEFVKLARETAGKFVIAKVNTEEVPALSQRFHITAIPTMMIFNNGLEKARQAGAMPAAAIRKFAEHALVER